In Leopardus geoffroyi isolate Oge1 chromosome D1, O.geoffroyi_Oge1_pat1.0, whole genome shotgun sequence, a single window of DNA contains:
- the TBRG1 gene encoding transforming growth factor beta regulator 1 isoform X2, translating to MSLLGGPASSPRAPLQSSKARMKKLPKKSQNEKYRLKYLRLRKAAKATVFENAAICDEIARLEEKFLKAKEERRYLLKKLLQLQALTESEVQAAAPSHSSSVPLTYGVAGSVGAIQGAGPISGPSAGAEEPFGKKSKKEKKEKGKENNKLEVLKKTSKKKKMEGGARKLVQPIALDPSGRPVFPIGLGGLTVYSLGEIITDRPGFHDESAIYPVGYCSTRIYASMKCPDQKCLYTCQIKDGGMQPQFEIVPEDDPQNAIVTSSADACHAELLKTISITMGKLMPNLLPSGADFFGFSHPTIHNLIQSCPGARKCINYQWVKFDIWKPGDGQPPQGPPGDDDPWTFQSFSPRPSCLLINPCS from the exons ATGAGCCTGCTGGGCGGCCCGGCCTCCTCGCCGCGGGCCCCGCTGCAGTCCAGCAAGGCCAGGATGAAAAAGCTCCCGAAGAAGAGCCAGAACGAGAAGTACCGGCTCAAGTACCTGCGGCTGCGCAAAGCGGCCAAAGCCACCGTGTTT gaaaatgcTGCTATTTGTGATGAAATTGCTCGCCTTGAGGAAAAATTTcttaaagcaaaagaagaaagacg GTATTTGCTAAAGAAGCTCCTCCAGCTTCAGGCTCTAACTGAAAGCGAGGTACAGGCCGCAGCGCCTTCCCACAGCTCCAGTGTGCCCCTAACTTACGGCGTGGCCGGCTCTGTGGGAGCCATACAGGGAGCTGGGCCCATCTCTGGGCCCAGCGCTGGGGCTGAGGAACCGTTTGGGAAGAAatccaagaaggagaaaaaagaaaaaggcaaagagaacaaCAAACTGGAAG TTCTGAAGAAAacatccaagaaaaagaaaatggagggagGTGCTCGCAAGCTGGTTCAGCCCATTGCCCTGGATCCCTCAGGACGGCCTGTGTTCCCCATCGGACTGGGGGGTCTAACAGTATATAGCCTGGGGGAG ATCATCACCGACCGACCTGGCTTCCATGATGAGAGTGCCATCTACCCTGTTGGCTACTGCAGTACTCGGATATATGCCAGCATGAAGTGCCCAGACCAGAAGTGTCTGTATACCTGTCAGATCAAGGATGGTGGCATGCAACCCCAG TTCGAAATTGTTCCCGAAGATGACCCCCAGAATGCCATTGTCACCTCTTCTGCAGATGCCTGTCATGCAGAACTGCTCAAGACCATAAGTATTACTAT GGGGAAACTAATGCCCAACCTGCTTCCATCTGGAGCTGACTTTTTTGGGTTTTCTCACCCAACTATTCACAACCTGATCCAGAGTTGTCCAGGAGCTCGAAAATGTATCAA TTACCAGTGGGTGAAGTTTGATATATGGAAACCTGGAGATGGGCAGCCGCCCCAGGGACCGCCAGGGGATGAT GATCCTTGGACCTTCCAGAGCTTCAGCCCACGGCCTTCGTGTCTTCTTATCAACCCATGTTCCTGA
- the TBRG1 gene encoding transforming growth factor beta regulator 1 isoform X1, translated as MSLLGGPASSPRAPLQSSKARMKKLPKKSQNEKYRLKYLRLRKAAKATVFENAAICDEIARLEEKFLKAKEERRYLLKKLLQLQALTESEVQAAAPSHSSSVPLTYGVAGSVGAIQGAGPISGPSAGAEEPFGKKSKKEKKEKGKENNKLEVLKKTSKKKKMEGGARKLVQPIALDPSGRPVFPIGLGGLTVYSLGEIITDRPGFHDESAIYPVGYCSTRIYASMKCPDQKCLYTCQIKDGGMQPQFEIVPEDDPQNAIVTSSADACHAELLKTISITMGKLMPNLLPSGADFFGFSHPTIHNLIQSCPGARKCINYQWVKFDIWKPGDGQPPQGPPGDDASISFEAFQRQAFDEDRTDPILQGSLDLPELQPTAFVSSYQPMFLTHEPLVDTHLQHLKSLSQCSPTQSSD; from the exons ATGAGCCTGCTGGGCGGCCCGGCCTCCTCGCCGCGGGCCCCGCTGCAGTCCAGCAAGGCCAGGATGAAAAAGCTCCCGAAGAAGAGCCAGAACGAGAAGTACCGGCTCAAGTACCTGCGGCTGCGCAAAGCGGCCAAAGCCACCGTGTTT gaaaatgcTGCTATTTGTGATGAAATTGCTCGCCTTGAGGAAAAATTTcttaaagcaaaagaagaaagacg GTATTTGCTAAAGAAGCTCCTCCAGCTTCAGGCTCTAACTGAAAGCGAGGTACAGGCCGCAGCGCCTTCCCACAGCTCCAGTGTGCCCCTAACTTACGGCGTGGCCGGCTCTGTGGGAGCCATACAGGGAGCTGGGCCCATCTCTGGGCCCAGCGCTGGGGCTGAGGAACCGTTTGGGAAGAAatccaagaaggagaaaaaagaaaaaggcaaagagaacaaCAAACTGGAAG TTCTGAAGAAAacatccaagaaaaagaaaatggagggagGTGCTCGCAAGCTGGTTCAGCCCATTGCCCTGGATCCCTCAGGACGGCCTGTGTTCCCCATCGGACTGGGGGGTCTAACAGTATATAGCCTGGGGGAG ATCATCACCGACCGACCTGGCTTCCATGATGAGAGTGCCATCTACCCTGTTGGCTACTGCAGTACTCGGATATATGCCAGCATGAAGTGCCCAGACCAGAAGTGTCTGTATACCTGTCAGATCAAGGATGGTGGCATGCAACCCCAG TTCGAAATTGTTCCCGAAGATGACCCCCAGAATGCCATTGTCACCTCTTCTGCAGATGCCTGTCATGCAGAACTGCTCAAGACCATAAGTATTACTAT GGGGAAACTAATGCCCAACCTGCTTCCATCTGGAGCTGACTTTTTTGGGTTTTCTCACCCAACTATTCACAACCTGATCCAGAGTTGTCCAGGAGCTCGAAAATGTATCAA TTACCAGTGGGTGAAGTTTGATATATGGAAACCTGGAGATGGGCAGCCGCCCCAGGGACCGCCAGGGGATGATGCAAGTATAAGCTTTGAAGCCTTTCAGAGACAGGCCTTTGATGAAGATCGTACTGATCCCATTCTGCAAG GATCCTTGGACCTTCCAGAGCTTCAGCCCACGGCCTTCGTGTCTTCTTATCAACCCATGTTCCTGACGCATGAACCCCTGGTAGACACTCACCTACAGCACCTGAAGTCTCTGTCCCAGTGTAGCCCAACTCAGTCTTCAGATTGA